A genomic stretch from Primulina huaijiensis isolate GDHJ02 chromosome 14, ASM1229523v2, whole genome shotgun sequence includes:
- the LOC140956711 gene encoding protein CDI-like: MSGCTYLHSNGSVEGGNSDVFLKDLSNGNANFVNGIEKNGKDFKVFIGYDQREDLAYEVCRYSLLKRASIPVEICPIKQSEMRQKGVYWRERGKLESTEFSFSRFLTPYLANYQGWAMFVDCDFLYLADIKELFDLVDDKYAVMCVQHDYTPKETTKMDGAVQTVYPRKNWSSMVLYNCGHPKNRVLTPEVVNKESGAFLHRFQWLEDDEIGEISFVWNFLVGHNRVVEGDLNTSPKAIHYTLGGPWFEQWKDCEFGDMWLKEMEEYKKSVEKNVD, from the coding sequence ATGTCAGGGTGCACATATCTGCATTCAAATGGTAGCGTAGAGGGGGGAAATTCTGATGTTTTCTTGAAGGATTTGAGCAATGGTAATGCAAATTTTGTAAATGGGATTGAGAAAAATGGAAAGGATTTCAAGGTATTCATAGGATATGATCAAAGGGAGGATCTTGCTTATGAGGTATGCCGCTATTCTTTGTTGAAGAGAGCCTCAATCCCGGTTGAGATTTGTCCCATCAAGCAATCTGAAATGCGGCAAAAGGGTGTTTACTGGCGTGAGAGGGGTAAATTAGAGAGCACGGAGTTTTCATTTTCCAGATTCTTGACCCCATATTTAGCCAATTATCAAGGATGGGCTATGTTTGTGGATTGTGATTTCTTGTACTTGGCTGATATTAAGGAATTATTTGATTTGGTAGATGATAAATACGCTGTGATGTGTGTACAACACGACTATACGCCCAAAGAAACTACAAAAATGGATGGCGCCGTGCAAACTGTGTACCCGAGGAAGAATTGGTCATCCATGGTGTTGTACAATTGTGGTCACCCAAAGAATCGGGTTTTAACGCCAGAAGTGGTGAACAAGGAGAGTGGTGCCTTCCTCCATAGGTTTCAATGGTTGGAGGATGATGAGATTGGGGAGATCTCTTTTGTATGGAATTTCTTGGTGGGGCATAATAGGGTTGTGGAAGGAGACCTGAACACAAGCCCAAAGGCGATACATTATACTCTCGGGGGACCATGGTTCGAGCAATGGAAGGATTGTGAGTTTGGGGATATGTGGTTGAAGGAAATGGAGGAGTATAAGAAGTCTGTTGAGAAGAATGTGGATTAA